The Spirulina subsalsa PCC 9445 region ACTATCATCCTAGCTACCTATACCCTAGTCCAGCAACATGGCTGTAGTGCCATTATCTGGTGGCAACAGGTTGATCAGGTAAGATGTTGGCAAACCTCAGTCACACCCACATCCTTAGAACTTAGATATGAGGAAAGCGCCACAGTAAAAGCTAAAGTGACCGAGACAGGCTACTATACTCCAGAAATTCACTGGACATCGAAAAATGAAAAGATCGCCTCTTTAGATAAAGAGGAGGGAAAAGAGGTTTTAGTTACAGCAAAAAGTGCGGGGAAAACAGAAATATCCGCCAGAATTGGCTTAGAAAATAAGATGTCTGCCGAGAACTCTGTCCAGTTTCAAGTTCCCATTGAAGTTTTGCCGACTTTAAGCATTAACCCCCCAGAATTACGAATTAAAGAAGGTAGCGATAAACAAGTTGAGGTTGACTTAATCGGTATTGACAAGCCCAAGAATAAGTCTATTGATTGGCAAGCCGCCAATCCTAACCTAATCCAAGTTGATGGAAACAATCGAGTTAAAGCTCTGAAAACTGGAACCACAACCCTAAAAGCCGTTTGGACACAAGACCCTCGTGTGAGTCAGACCATTGAGGTTTCTGTGCTTGAGAATCCACCTCGAATTACCGGGATAGAATTTCTATCTAATCCCAAATCATTATCACTCTATGTTGGCGAGACGGCTCATCTGGACGCACAAGCAAGTTGTCAGGGCAATTGTACGATAGAAGATACCCGAGTTTACTGGTCTTCCAATCATCCTGATCTGGCGATGATTTCCTCTGATGGAGATATCAGAACCTTAAACGCGGGAGAAGTAACCCTAACCGCGACTTCAATTATTGATAATAGTCAGTCCCGCTCGACTAATATGAAGGTTCTCCATCCTATCGTCACTAATATTTCCGTTAAACCCTCTTCATTAAAATTTGGAGTAAATAGCCAGACCAAGCTTCAGGCAATACTTGATGGACGAGGTGATTTCAACAAAGGTGTGTCTTGGAGTTCAGAGAATGCCAACATTGCTCAAGTGGATGATGAACAGGGTATTCTGACTGGGGTGAAGAAAGGGAAAACTAAGGTTGAGGCTCGCTCAATCAGTAATCCCAATCAGGTGGCTTCGGTTAACGTGACTGTCAACTCTGGGGGATGTTCTCCTGGTGCTGCGGCGGCGATTGGGGCGGTGGTTACTGTCGGAAGCGCTGCCTTATTGGTTCCTCCTCCCATAGCGGTAGTAGCGGGAAGTGCTGCTGCTAGTGGAATTTGTTGGGTATATGATCAGGTAAATTAGAAACCTTCCTATAAATTATTGGAGCAGAACTCATGAATGGCTCAGATAAAATCTTCGGCATTCCTAAAAGTTTGGCAAAAATTATAGCGGGGTTAGCGGTATTTTTGCTAATTGCTTTTTTTCTCTCTAGCCAAGTTTGTATTTTCTCAACTTGCACAACTACTACTTCTGGAATTGTTACCCCAGAACTGGCGATTGGTGGAGTAGTGGTGTTGATTTTAATGACTATGTTTCCAGTTCCCCTGCCTTTGGCTTTATTGTCAGGTTGTGGGGTGTGGTTTTTGCTTCATAATCTAGGTTGGTTTCAGATGCCTTGATCTCATTTATCTCCTTGCTTATTGTAGGATTTATGTCATGGAAAATGCTATCAAGATTCGGAATTTGTCAAAAACTTACGTGATCAACCAACAAAAACAAAAGGTTTTAGATAACGTGAGTCTCGACATTTTATCCGGCGAGTTTATTTTGCTACGGGGTGATAATGGTTCCGGCAAAACAACGCTAGTCAACCTAATTTGTGGCTTGCAGCCTCCTGATGAGGGGTTGATTGAAATTTTTGGCAAATCTCCCGAAGACCCTCAAGCACATCTTAAACTCGGAACGATGTTGCAACGAGCGAAACCTGTGGAAGGGTTGACCGTAAAAGAGACAATTCGTCTGTTTCAAAGTTATTATCCTGAGCCATTGGGTTTAGCTGAAACTATAGAGCGATCGCGCCTAACAGGTAAGCAAAATGATTTCGCCACAACTCTGGCGGGAGGTCAGGCTCAATCCCTCTATTTTGCCCTAGCTATTGTCGGAAATCCTGATATTTTGATTCTCGACGAGCCAACTAACAATCTTAGTGTGGAAGCGCGGGCGAATTTCTGGAAACAAGTGCGGGAGTTTGAACAGCAAGGAAAAACGATTTTGGCGATTAGTCACAGTGAACAGGATTGTCAGGAAATTGCCGACTTGGTGACGCGGGAATTGCGCTTGAGTAACGAGAATGGAGATGTGGAGATCCGAGAATTTCCACGCTATCAGGAGTTCCTAAACTCTCGCACTGAATTAGAGGAGGCAGCACAACTCAAATCTGACTCAAGTTCTGAAACGGAAACGTCTTCAAAGTCTAAATCTGCTTCTAACCCCCCAAGCTTTAGTTTCAAAGCCTTTTGGGGACAACTCTATGTTGAACTGCTGCAAACCTATCGTAAAATCGACACCATTGTTATTGGCCTAGGATTGGCAATTTTTGCAGGAGTCTCCATTGAACAGAATACCCCAGACCAGTTTCAATCCCTCTTGGCGGCTTCTCTAGCGGGGTTGGTGGTTTTTCTCTGTGTGAGTCAGTTTGGGGTTAAGATTGCCTCAGAACGCGATCGCGGCTGGTTGAAGTTATTACGCATCACTCCCCTGTCCTTTACGACCTATGTCGCAGCCAAAGTGGGAAACTTCCTAGTCTTAGCCTCCTTAATGACGGGATTAGCCTTTGTGAGTGGTTGGGTTACCAGTCAGTTTAGCGAAACCAGTTTCTTTATCTGGGAACCTTGGATGTTTTACCTCAGCTTTGTCCTGGTTTTAGGGGTGATTCCCTTCGCGATTTTTAGCTTCAGCCTGGGATATCTCTTCAAAACGGAATCCTTGTCCTGGGCCGTTGTAGCCCTCCTGGTTGTGATGTTACTTGGCTCTGGCTTCAATATCTCCCCCTTACTTCCCCAACCTTGGGTTGCAGATTTAATTCTCTTCCTACCCACCTATCACTACGGCCAACTGGTGGCTTGGATGGGAGAGGTGGAACTAGAGGGGATATTCCGTTTTGATGGCTACCAGATGATTCACATTCTGTGGCTGTTGTGGTGGACAATTGTGGCGGCGATGTTGGCGCGGTGGGCGTATCGTCGGGAAAAACTATCGGGGTAGGGGGTGATTTTTCGGGGCGATATTTAGAACAATGCCATGCTGAACGCCAAGCCTATCAGATTTTATCCCGACCCGATATCCGTAATTTACGATCATCGCATCATAGCCAGGGGAATTTGTAGTACAGAAGAGGAGGCCATAGAACGCGCTCTGACCATTCTGATAACTCAAAGTTGAGTGGAGAAAAGAAACCGGGTTTCTTAATCAGATTTGGGTGAGGATGCAGAGATTGTCGCAGAAACCCGGTTTCTGGGATGATCGGTGGGTGATACGTTAATGGATGGGCTAAAATCTTGATTAGATAGCCATTAGAAACAAACCATGAAA contains the following coding sequences:
- a CDS encoding Ig-like domain-containing protein, with amino-acid sequence MTTKVSSESPSNSGVTPQVPKYSRVLIAIFVIWTIILATYTLVQQHGCSAIIWWQQVDQVRCWQTSVTPTSLELRYEESATVKAKVTETGYYTPEIHWTSKNEKIASLDKEEGKEVLVTAKSAGKTEISARIGLENKMSAENSVQFQVPIEVLPTLSINPPELRIKEGSDKQVEVDLIGIDKPKNKSIDWQAANPNLIQVDGNNRVKALKTGTTTLKAVWTQDPRVSQTIEVSVLENPPRITGIEFLSNPKSLSLYVGETAHLDAQASCQGNCTIEDTRVYWSSNHPDLAMISSDGDIRTLNAGEVTLTATSIIDNSQSRSTNMKVLHPIVTNISVKPSSLKFGVNSQTKLQAILDGRGDFNKGVSWSSENANIAQVDDEQGILTGVKKGKTKVEARSISNPNQVASVNVTVNSGGCSPGAAAAIGAVVTVGSAALLVPPPIAVVAGSAAASGICWVYDQVN
- a CDS encoding ABC transporter ATP-binding protein/permease — encoded protein: MENAIKIRNLSKTYVINQQKQKVLDNVSLDILSGEFILLRGDNGSGKTTLVNLICGLQPPDEGLIEIFGKSPEDPQAHLKLGTMLQRAKPVEGLTVKETIRLFQSYYPEPLGLAETIERSRLTGKQNDFATTLAGGQAQSLYFALAIVGNPDILILDEPTNNLSVEARANFWKQVREFEQQGKTILAISHSEQDCQEIADLVTRELRLSNENGDVEIREFPRYQEFLNSRTELEEAAQLKSDSSSETETSSKSKSASNPPSFSFKAFWGQLYVELLQTYRKIDTIVIGLGLAIFAGVSIEQNTPDQFQSLLAASLAGLVVFLCVSQFGVKIASERDRGWLKLLRITPLSFTTYVAAKVGNFLVLASLMTGLAFVSGWVTSQFSETSFFIWEPWMFYLSFVLVLGVIPFAIFSFSLGYLFKTESLSWAVVALLVVMLLGSGFNISPLLPQPWVADLILFLPTYHYGQLVAWMGEVELEGIFRFDGYQMIHILWLLWWTIVAAMLARWAYRREKLSG